One window of the Rufibacter radiotolerans genome contains the following:
- a CDS encoding bifunctional UDP-N-acetylmuramoyl-tripeptide:D-alanyl-D-alanine ligase/alanine racemase produces the protein MFTFKEIAHVMGGTLAQWKANYPVQHLVTDSRKLVNAASSVFFAIRGEFHDGHQYLPELYAQGVRQFVVEDAAGIMDLAAYPEANILLVSSSIEAMQRLAAYHRRQFTLPVIGITGSNGKTIVKEWLAQLLSVSERVVKSPRSYNSQIGVPLSVWQINESHTVGVFEAGISRPGEMEKLADVLQPTLGIFTNLGSAHDEGFENRNQKLQEKLRLFTHVDKLIYCADQVPVHYAIQKAGLPGFTWSKAELPSAAADVQVKVLEMRQRKTKIRFHYQGHGQDLTLPFSDEASLENALHCLAALLYLGVAPEQMASRFERLTPVAMRLERKEAINGCYVIDDTYNNDVAGLRIALDVLAHQARRGRKTLILSDLLEAGMEEEALYQQVAQEISARGVDRVIGIGDIITRHQDLFPKGSEFYLGTDSFLGQLRPETFRQETILVKGARVFQFEKIVAALQQQVHGTMLEVNLDALVHNLNYYRSRLQPQTKIMVMVKAFAYGAGSYEIANLLQFHRVDYLAVAYTDEGVALREHGITLPIMVMNPSADSFLKMEQYALEPEIYSPDLLHRFLDYFPEKTPKTPRIHLKLDTGMHRLGFDAAELEEALAVLDQMPHVRVQSVFSHLAGADEALYNDFSREQIAQFTQMAARVEKSLGYTVTKHILNSAGIVRFGEEAAFDMVRLGIGLYGVESSGSDQGSLLTVGQLKTTVSQVKQIKAGDTVGYSRRGVADTDKQTATIAIGYADGYDRRFGNGVGEVLIHGQRAPIIGNVCMDMCMVDVTGLDVRADDEVLIFGEGLPLTELAARIGTIPYELLTNVSTRVKRVFYNE, from the coding sequence ATGTTTACCTTCAAAGAGATAGCCCACGTCATGGGCGGCACCCTGGCCCAGTGGAAAGCCAACTATCCGGTCCAGCACTTGGTCACCGACAGCCGCAAACTGGTCAACGCCGCCTCATCGGTGTTCTTCGCTATTAGGGGCGAGTTCCATGACGGGCACCAGTACCTACCCGAGCTGTATGCGCAAGGCGTGCGGCAGTTTGTGGTGGAAGACGCCGCCGGCATTATGGACCTAGCCGCTTACCCCGAAGCCAACATTCTGCTAGTTAGCAGCAGCATTGAGGCCATGCAGCGGCTGGCCGCCTACCACCGGCGCCAATTTACCTTGCCCGTTATTGGTATTACCGGCAGCAACGGCAAAACCATTGTCAAGGAATGGCTGGCCCAGCTGCTGAGCGTGTCTGAACGCGTGGTGAAAAGTCCGCGCAGCTATAACTCCCAGATTGGGGTACCGCTCTCCGTGTGGCAAATCAACGAGAGCCACACCGTGGGCGTGTTTGAAGCGGGCATTTCCCGGCCCGGGGAGATGGAGAAACTCGCCGATGTGCTGCAACCCACTCTCGGTATCTTCACCAACCTAGGCTCAGCGCATGACGAGGGCTTTGAGAACCGCAACCAGAAACTGCAGGAAAAGCTCAGGCTCTTTACCCACGTAGACAAACTCATTTACTGCGCCGACCAGGTGCCGGTGCACTACGCCATCCAGAAAGCCGGCCTGCCCGGGTTTACCTGGAGCAAGGCAGAACTTCCTTCGGCGGCCGCCGATGTGCAGGTAAAAGTGCTGGAGATGCGGCAGCGCAAAACCAAAATCCGGTTCCATTACCAGGGCCACGGCCAGGACCTGACGCTGCCCTTCTCAGACGAGGCCTCCCTGGAAAACGCCCTGCATTGCCTAGCCGCGCTGCTGTACCTAGGCGTGGCGCCCGAGCAGATGGCTTCGCGCTTTGAACGGCTCACGCCCGTGGCCATGCGCCTGGAACGCAAAGAAGCCATCAACGGCTGCTACGTCATAGATGATACCTACAACAATGACGTGGCTGGCCTTCGCATTGCTCTGGATGTGCTGGCCCACCAGGCCCGGCGCGGCCGAAAAACACTCATTCTCTCAGATTTACTGGAGGCCGGCATGGAAGAAGAGGCGCTCTACCAGCAGGTGGCGCAGGAGATTTCCGCGCGCGGCGTGGACCGCGTCATTGGCATAGGAGACATCATTACCCGCCACCAGGACCTGTTCCCCAAGGGCAGCGAGTTTTACTTGGGCACCGATTCCTTCCTGGGCCAGCTGCGCCCCGAGACGTTCCGGCAGGAAACCATTCTGGTGAAAGGCGCCCGCGTGTTCCAGTTTGAGAAGATTGTGGCCGCCCTGCAGCAGCAGGTGCACGGCACCATGCTGGAAGTGAACCTTGATGCTCTGGTGCACAACCTCAACTACTACCGCTCCCGGCTGCAGCCCCAGACCAAGATCATGGTCATGGTCAAGGCCTTCGCCTATGGCGCGGGGTCTTATGAGATTGCCAACCTGCTGCAGTTCCACCGGGTGGATTACCTGGCCGTGGCGTACACCGATGAAGGCGTAGCCCTGCGCGAGCACGGCATTACATTGCCCATCATGGTCATGAACCCCAGTGCCGACAGTTTCCTGAAGATGGAGCAATACGCCCTGGAACCCGAGATCTATTCGCCCGATCTGCTGCACCGGTTTCTGGACTATTTTCCGGAAAAGACCCCTAAAACGCCCCGCATCCATTTAAAGCTAGACACCGGCATGCACCGCCTGGGCTTTGACGCCGCTGAGTTGGAGGAGGCCCTTGCCGTGCTGGACCAGATGCCGCACGTGCGGGTGCAAAGCGTCTTCAGTCACCTGGCGGGCGCCGATGAGGCGCTTTACAATGACTTCTCCCGCGAGCAGATTGCCCAATTCACACAGATGGCTGCACGGGTGGAGAAATCCCTGGGCTACACGGTAACCAAGCATATCCTTAACTCAGCAGGTATTGTACGTTTTGGCGAGGAGGCCGCCTTTGACATGGTGCGCCTGGGCATTGGCCTGTACGGCGTTGAGTCAAGTGGCAGTGACCAGGGCAGCCTGTTAACCGTGGGACAACTCAAGACAACCGTCTCGCAAGTAAAGCAGATCAAGGCCGGAGACACCGTAGGCTACAGCCGCCGCGGCGTGGCAGACACAGACAAGCAGACCGCCACCATCGCCATTGGCTACGCCGATGGGTATGACCGCCGCTTCGGGAACGGGGTGGGTGAGGTGCTCATCCATGGCCAGCGCGCGCCTATCATTGGCAACGTGTGCATGGACATGTGCATGGTAGACGTGACCGGCCTGGACGTGCGCGCCGATGATGAAGTACTCATCTTCGGGGAAGGACTGCCGCTCACTGAACTGGCCGCCCGCATTGGCACCATCCCGTATGAACTGCTCACCAATGTGAGTACGCGGGTGAAGCGGGTGTTTTACAATGAGTAG
- a CDS encoding EamA family transporter, giving the protein MKLNRYHGAAISAFLIWGFIPFPLKALTDFPASQILYFRILVSVLTLLAISLTTRRQQWQETLQLFKGQAPKERKRFVLFTFLGGVLLTVNWLAFIYVVNHVDIQTGSFSYLLCPILTAFLGYLLLREQLRLNQWISIGLSLMSCLLVGTDSLYNLLFSLLIAASYAFYLITQRLMKDYDKIVLLTLQLLLAFLFIGPSYPWFVGDSAQPITVHFAGQIVLLSWVFTVLPLFLNLYALKELKSATVGVLMYLNPIINFTMAFLYFGEVASQQKIVAYFVIFLSVILYNLPIGKKKEAEASI; this is encoded by the coding sequence GTGAAGTTGAATCGTTACCACGGCGCGGCCATCAGTGCCTTTTTAATATGGGGCTTTATCCCCTTCCCGCTCAAAGCCCTCACCGACTTTCCGGCCAGCCAGATTCTGTATTTCCGGATTCTGGTCTCGGTGCTCACGCTTTTGGCCATTTCCCTGACCACGCGCCGGCAGCAATGGCAGGAAACCCTGCAGTTATTCAAAGGCCAGGCCCCGAAGGAGCGGAAGCGTTTTGTGCTGTTCACGTTTCTGGGCGGCGTGTTGCTTACGGTCAACTGGCTGGCCTTCATTTACGTGGTGAACCATGTTGACATCCAGACGGGGTCTTTCTCCTATCTGCTGTGCCCTATTCTCACGGCCTTTCTGGGCTATCTTTTATTGCGGGAGCAACTGCGCCTAAACCAATGGATTTCTATTGGCCTAAGCCTCATGAGCTGCCTGTTAGTGGGTACCGATTCGCTCTATAACCTGCTGTTCAGTCTGCTCATTGCCGCTTCTTACGCGTTCTATTTGATCACGCAGCGCCTCATGAAAGACTATGACAAGATTGTGCTGCTCACGTTGCAACTGCTGCTGGCGTTCCTGTTCATCGGGCCTAGTTACCCATGGTTCGTGGGCGATTCGGCGCAGCCAATCACGGTTCATTTTGCCGGACAGATTGTGCTCTTGAGCTGGGTGTTCACGGTGCTTCCGTTATTTCTGAACCTGTATGCGCTCAAGGAACTGAAATCTGCCACGGTGGGCGTGCTCATGTACCTGAACCCCATCATTAATTTCACCATGGCGTTCCTGTACTTTGGCGAGGTGGCCAGCCAGCAGAAGATTGTAGCGTATTTTGTGATCTTCCTGTCGGTGATTTTGTACAACCTGCCCATTGGCAAGAAAAAAGAGGCAGAAGCTTCTATTTAA
- the gloA2 gene encoding SMU1112c/YaeR family gloxylase I-like metalloprotein — MLQLKNIHHIAVICSNYAVSKAFYTQVLGLTVLQEIYRPERDSYKLDLALNGVYVLELFSFPEVPARLSFPEAAGLRHLAFAVKDVEAARQDLIHAGVPVQEIRTDEHTNQRFCFFSDPDGLPLELYEL; from the coding sequence ATGCTTCAGTTAAAGAACATCCATCACATAGCGGTCATCTGTTCCAATTACGCCGTCTCCAAGGCTTTTTACACCCAGGTGCTGGGCCTCACGGTGCTCCAGGAAATCTACCGTCCGGAGAGAGACTCCTACAAACTGGACCTGGCCCTGAACGGCGTGTACGTATTAGAGTTGTTCTCTTTCCCCGAGGTCCCCGCCCGCCTTTCCTTCCCTGAGGCCGCCGGCCTGCGTCACCTGGCCTTTGCGGTGAAAGACGTAGAAGCCGCTCGGCAAGACCTAATCCATGCGGGAGTGCCTGTGCAGGAAATCAGAACCGACGAACACACCAACCAACGCTTCTGCTTCTTCTCTGACCCGGACGGTTTGCCGTTGGAATTGTATGAGCTGTAG
- a CDS encoding DUF5686 and carboxypeptidase regulatory-like domain-containing protein: MSLLCLLCLLGGTAQAGIVKGKVTDEKGEGLAFATVYLLGSTVGSTTNEQGNYQFNVDPGKHTVVFQYVGYKSQSKTIEILDEEKPTPLVLNVQLLPEVYNLNEVRVSLSGKDPAYGIMQQAIAKREYHLKEVQAYTAQVYVKGLQRLLNMPKRIMGIIKVPAGLKPGILYLSESVSELNFMQPNKYRERMISSKVSGNSRAFSFNQASEFNVNFYQNLVKAKGVNERGFVSPLASNAMFFYKYELMGSNQNNGHLIHRIKVTPKRKNDPAVTGYLYIVDGSWRLQSLNLYVTKDQQIEFVDTLRITQQFTPAAGNVWVLQSQKFTFDVEGYGFKGNGYFMAVYSKYRVKPASFVKQEPAPAPTTPAPQAPVVSPPVAVTPPAVKLSRKERKAQQKSAPADGVPDADFFKKKEVLLIEKEANTQDSSYWAEVRPVPLTEEEVVDYHEKDSLQVIKDSKPYKDSIDKKNNQLGVSNLLLTGYSYQNSFERTTFSLDPITRIWQYNTVEGLVANLRISYTKRFEDRRSYTITPTLRYGFSNEKPQAKLSASYNYDMVRRRSAGFEGGRFVSQFNANEPITPFINTVYTLLVEENYMKLYQKTFLRGWHRRELVNGLAAMFEMEYAQRDMLQNTADYVVRDRATKTFTPNDPFNAEVGSTAFPRHQALTATIGLAFRPGAEYISHPDRKINLGSEWPTFTLVYKKGISGLLGSDVDYDFLTVGVEDELALGLLGTSNYTINVGSFLRKKELYFMDFRHFSGNRTILSGDFSGFQLLDYYRYSTQKTFFEGHYSHHFNGFILNKLPLVRKLKWQEVGSVNYLHTQASGHYLEVGVGLEHLFKIFRVDFVTGFQEREKVSSGIRVGFGF, translated from the coding sequence ATGTCTCTGCTTTGCCTCCTTTGTCTCTTGGGCGGCACGGCCCAGGCGGGCATTGTGAAAGGCAAAGTCACCGATGAAAAAGGGGAGGGCCTAGCCTTCGCGACGGTGTATTTGCTGGGTTCTACCGTGGGCTCTACCACCAATGAGCAGGGGAATTACCAGTTCAACGTAGACCCCGGCAAGCACACCGTGGTGTTCCAGTACGTGGGCTATAAAAGCCAGTCTAAGACCATTGAGATACTTGACGAAGAGAAGCCTACGCCCCTGGTGCTGAACGTGCAGCTCCTTCCCGAGGTCTATAACCTCAACGAGGTGCGGGTAAGCCTCAGCGGCAAAGACCCGGCCTACGGCATCATGCAGCAGGCCATCGCCAAGCGCGAATACCACCTCAAAGAGGTGCAGGCCTACACGGCCCAGGTCTACGTGAAAGGACTGCAACGGCTCTTGAACATGCCTAAACGGATCATGGGCATCATTAAAGTGCCGGCGGGCCTCAAGCCGGGTATTCTGTATCTGTCAGAGTCGGTGTCTGAACTGAACTTCATGCAGCCCAACAAGTACCGCGAACGCATGATTTCCTCTAAGGTGAGTGGCAACAGTCGGGCCTTCAGCTTTAACCAGGCCTCTGAATTCAACGTGAACTTCTACCAGAACCTGGTCAAGGCCAAGGGCGTGAACGAGCGTGGGTTTGTTTCGCCGCTGGCCAGCAACGCCATGTTCTTCTACAAGTATGAGCTCATGGGTAGCAACCAGAACAACGGACACCTCATTCACCGCATAAAAGTCACGCCCAAACGCAAGAATGACCCCGCCGTGACCGGTTACCTCTACATTGTAGATGGTTCCTGGCGCCTGCAAAGCCTGAACCTGTACGTGACCAAAGACCAACAGATTGAGTTTGTAGACACCCTGCGCATTACCCAGCAGTTCACGCCTGCGGCCGGAAACGTATGGGTGCTGCAGTCCCAGAAATTCACGTTTGACGTAGAGGGTTACGGCTTTAAAGGCAATGGGTATTTCATGGCCGTGTACAGCAAGTACCGCGTAAAACCCGCCTCTTTTGTGAAGCAGGAACCGGCCCCCGCCCCAACAACGCCGGCTCCTCAGGCTCCGGTAGTTTCTCCGCCGGTGGCTGTGACTCCGCCTGCCGTGAAACTCAGCAGGAAAGAGCGCAAGGCCCAGCAGAAATCCGCTCCCGCCGATGGGGTCCCAGATGCCGATTTCTTCAAGAAAAAGGAGGTGCTGCTCATTGAGAAAGAAGCCAATACCCAGGACAGTTCCTACTGGGCCGAGGTGCGCCCGGTGCCTTTAACCGAGGAAGAAGTGGTGGATTACCATGAGAAAGACAGCCTGCAGGTCATCAAAGACTCCAAGCCCTACAAAGACTCCATAGACAAAAAGAACAACCAGCTGGGCGTGTCTAACCTGCTGCTCACCGGCTACTCTTACCAGAACTCCTTTGAGCGCACCACTTTCAGCCTGGACCCCATAACCCGTATCTGGCAGTACAACACGGTAGAGGGGCTAGTGGCCAACCTGCGCATTAGCTACACCAAACGTTTTGAAGACCGCCGCAGCTACACCATCACGCCTACGTTGCGCTACGGGTTCAGCAATGAAAAGCCGCAGGCCAAACTGTCGGCCTCCTACAACTATGACATGGTACGCCGCCGCTCCGCCGGCTTTGAGGGAGGTAGGTTTGTAAGCCAGTTCAATGCCAACGAGCCCATCACCCCGTTCATCAACACGGTATACACGCTGCTGGTGGAAGAGAATTACATGAAGCTCTACCAGAAAACCTTTCTGCGCGGCTGGCACCGGCGGGAACTGGTGAACGGCCTGGCCGCCATGTTTGAGATGGAGTACGCCCAGCGCGACATGCTTCAGAATACCGCAGACTACGTGGTTCGGGACCGAGCTACTAAAACCTTCACCCCCAATGATCCCTTTAACGCCGAAGTGGGCAGTACCGCTTTCCCGCGGCATCAGGCGCTCACGGCCACCATTGGTCTGGCTTTCCGGCCCGGGGCCGAATACATTTCCCACCCAGACCGTAAAATCAACCTGGGTTCTGAGTGGCCCACCTTCACCCTGGTGTATAAAAAAGGTATCTCTGGGCTTTTGGGCAGCGATGTGGACTATGATTTCCTGACCGTAGGAGTAGAGGACGAACTGGCGCTGGGGCTGCTGGGAACCAGTAACTATACCATCAACGTGGGCTCGTTCCTGCGCAAAAAGGAACTGTATTTCATGGATTTTCGGCATTTCTCCGGCAACCGCACCATTCTGTCCGGCGACTTCAGCGGGTTCCAGTTACTTGACTATTACCGCTACAGCACCCAGAAAACCTTCTTTGAGGGCCACTACAGCCACCATTTCAACGGCTTTATTTTGAACAAGCTGCCGCTGGTGCGCAAACTAAAATGGCAGGAAGTGGGCAGCGTGAATTACCTCCATACCCAAGCCTCGGGGCATTACCTGGAGGTGGGCGTAGGGCTGGAGCACCTGTTCAAAATCTTCAGGGTAGACTTTGTGACCGGTTTCCAGGAGCGCGAGAAAGTAAGCTCCGGCATTCGGGTAGGTTTCGGGTTTTAG
- a CDS encoding DMT family transporter, protein MTKGVQFMLLSTFFFAFMNVCVKFLSHLPPMEVVLFRSMISLVLSYAMIRRANISPWGNRKSILITRGLAGGFSLLMFYTTLQNIPLAGAVTIQYLAPIFTALLGVFIAKEKVTPWQWVFFLVSFAGVLVIEGVDTRISWYYLLIGIGSAFLSGVAYNSVRKLSETDHPLVIVFYFPLVSLPLAAIFCLFDWVPLRGDDWIWLGLTGILTQLGQYFMTRSYQIEKLARVANLNYIGILYALGLGFVFFGETFHFYSYLGIALVLLGVLLNMQYSRKLRKQEAALATK, encoded by the coding sequence ATGACCAAAGGAGTGCAGTTTATGCTGCTTTCTACGTTCTTTTTTGCCTTCATGAACGTATGCGTGAAGTTTCTGTCGCATTTGCCGCCTATGGAAGTGGTGCTGTTCCGGTCTATGATCTCTTTGGTGCTCAGTTACGCCATGATCAGGCGGGCCAATATCTCGCCGTGGGGTAACCGGAAGAGCATTTTGATTACGCGCGGGTTGGCCGGCGGCTTCTCGCTGCTCATGTTCTATACCACGCTCCAGAATATTCCGCTGGCGGGGGCGGTCACCATTCAATACCTGGCGCCCATTTTCACGGCCTTGCTGGGGGTGTTCATTGCCAAGGAGAAAGTGACGCCGTGGCAGTGGGTGTTTTTCTTGGTGTCGTTTGCCGGGGTGCTGGTGATTGAAGGGGTAGACACGCGCATTTCATGGTATTACCTGCTCATTGGCATTGGCAGCGCATTCCTGTCGGGGGTGGCGTATAACTCGGTGCGTAAATTAAGCGAGACAGACCACCCGCTGGTGATCGTGTTTTACTTCCCACTGGTGTCCTTGCCACTGGCAGCTATCTTTTGCCTGTTTGACTGGGTACCCCTGCGGGGCGATGACTGGATATGGTTGGGTTTGACGGGGATTCTGACCCAGTTGGGGCAGTATTTCATGACCCGTTCTTATCAGATCGAGAAGCTGGCGCGGGTGGCTAACCTCAACTATATTGGCATTCTCTACGCGCTGGGGCTGGGGTTTGTGTTCTTTGGCGAGACCTTCCATTTCTATTCTTACCTGGGCATTGCGCTGGTCTTACTGGGGGTATTGCTCAACATGCAGTACAGCAGAAAGCTTCGGAAACAGGAGGCCGCCCTGGCCACCAAGTAA
- a CDS encoding regulatory protein RecX, with protein MFQPKKNKVYTKKEALPKIAAYCAYQERTQNEVRAKLLDYGLDLDDADELVIYLTHEKLLDEERYAQSFVRGKYGLKRWGRRKIQQGLKAKGISDFCVRKGLQEIDPDVYWTNLLHLLEKKNATEGERNPMARRQKIQYFLQSKGYELDLIQDAWKELGLG; from the coding sequence GTGTTTCAGCCGAAGAAAAATAAAGTCTATACCAAGAAAGAGGCGCTGCCCAAGATTGCCGCCTACTGCGCTTACCAGGAACGCACCCAGAACGAGGTGCGCGCCAAACTGCTGGATTACGGCCTGGACCTGGACGACGCCGATGAGCTGGTGATTTACCTGACCCATGAAAAGCTTCTGGACGAGGAACGCTACGCCCAGTCGTTCGTGCGGGGCAAGTACGGCCTCAAACGCTGGGGCCGCCGCAAAATACAGCAGGGCCTCAAAGCCAAAGGCATCTCTGACTTCTGCGTCAGGAAAGGCCTCCAGGAAATTGACCCAGACGTGTACTGGACTAACCTGCTGCACCTCCTGGAAAAGAAGAATGCCACCGAAGGGGAACGCAATCCCATGGCCCGCCGCCAGAAAATACAGTATTTCCTGCAAAGCAAAGGCTATGAACTAGACCTGATCCAGGATGCGTGGAAGGAGTTGGGGCTAGGGTAA
- a CDS encoding DUF4230 domain-containing protein, whose protein sequence is MRLLYIFRKLIPLLLFFAVAVVVWKFFLAPFRDFFRGDKEPSVEVMHNTILTKVEDMGKLELVRFNFKDVVEYKKEVSTFLPDSKIALIVGGEAVGCIDLRKLEASDLQFIGDSVLHVSLPAPEICYYRIDHTQSKVFGKENTYFQDADLVDEGYKYAEANVKKAAISSGILKQTSINAEKILKPMLENMTGRKVYLMPRETMAAPPVPKKR, encoded by the coding sequence ATGCGTCTACTCTATATTTTCCGTAAGCTTATCCCGTTGCTGTTGTTTTTTGCCGTGGCGGTGGTGGTCTGGAAGTTCTTCCTGGCGCCGTTCCGTGATTTTTTCAGGGGCGACAAAGAGCCGTCGGTGGAGGTGATGCACAATACCATCTTGACCAAGGTAGAGGATATGGGCAAGCTGGAACTGGTGCGCTTCAATTTCAAAGACGTAGTGGAGTACAAAAAGGAAGTCTCTACGTTTCTGCCAGACTCCAAAATAGCCCTGATTGTGGGCGGGGAGGCCGTAGGCTGCATTGACCTGAGAAAGTTAGAGGCCAGCGACCTGCAATTCATTGGCGACTCGGTCCTGCACGTGAGCCTGCCGGCTCCCGAAATCTGTTATTACCGCATTGACCACACGCAATCCAAGGTCTTCGGGAAGGAGAATACCTATTTCCAGGATGCAGACCTGGTGGATGAAGGCTACAAATACGCCGAGGCCAACGTGAAAAAGGCGGCTATCAGTAGCGGCATTCTGAAGCAGACGTCTATCAACGCTGAGAAAATCCTGAAGCCCATGCTGGAGAACATGACCGGCCGCAAAGTCTACCTCATGCCCCGCGAGACCATGGCTGCCCCGCCGGTGCCTAAAAAGCGGTAA